A genomic stretch from Streptomyces sp. QL37 includes:
- a CDS encoding histidine phosphatase family protein yields MSADTPRRIVLLRHAKAEWSQESDHERPLAERGRKDAPVAGRRLAHSGTVFDLALCSTATRTRETWKLAVHEFEQRPRTVYEERLYEASLGELIALFNETPDDVRNLLVIGHNPGMHGAADALSGGAEGNALARMTKDGFPTAAYAVVEFPGSWKSLEHGVGKLVEYWTPND; encoded by the coding sequence ATGAGCGCCGATACACCTCGCAGGATCGTCCTTCTCAGGCACGCAAAGGCGGAATGGTCGCAGGAGTCCGACCATGAGCGGCCACTGGCGGAACGGGGCAGGAAGGACGCCCCCGTCGCCGGCCGCCGGCTGGCCCATTCGGGGACAGTCTTCGACCTGGCTCTGTGCTCGACCGCCACCAGGACCCGCGAGACCTGGAAGCTCGCTGTCCACGAATTCGAGCAGCGCCCCAGGACCGTGTACGAGGAGAGGCTGTACGAGGCCTCCCTCGGCGAACTGATCGCCCTGTTCAACGAGACCCCCGACGACGTACGGAACCTGCTGGTCATCGGCCACAATCCCGGCATGCACGGTGCCGCGGACGCGCTCTCCGGCGGGGCCGAGGGCAATGCGCTCGCCCGCATGACCAAGGACGGCTTCCCGACGGCCGCCTATGCCGTCGTCGAGTTCCCCGGCTCGTGGAAGAGCCTGGAACACGGCGTGGGCAAGCTCGTCGAGTACTGGACGCCGAACGACTGA
- a CDS encoding SGM_5486 family transporter-associated protein, translating into MPVLDPNPQNGQKKLLLVFGTMLLISVVIGVIATIASP; encoded by the coding sequence ATGCCAGTGCTCGATCCGAATCCCCAGAACGGTCAGAAGAAGCTGCTCCTCGTCTTCGGGACGATGCTTCTCATCTCCGTAGTCATCGGCGTGATCGCCACGATCGCCTCCCCCTGA
- the moaA gene encoding GTP 3',8-cyclase MoaA: protein MLIDTYGRVATDLRVSLTDKCNLRCTYCMPEEGLQWLSKTELLSDDEIVRLIRIAVTQLGITEVRFTGGEPLLRPGLVSIVERCAALEPRPRMSLTTNGIGLKRTAAALKAAGLDRVNVSLDTLRPDVFKTLTRRDRHKDVLEGLEAAREAGLTPVKVNSVLMPGLNEDEAPDLLAWAVDNAYELRFIEQMPLDAQHGWKRDGMITAGDILTSLRTRFTLTAEGDEERGSAPAERWTVDGGPHRVGVIASVTRPFCAACDRTRLTADGQVRTCLFAREETDLRGALRSDAPDEEIARIWKLAMWGKKAGSGLDDPTFLQPDRPMSAIGG from the coding sequence GCCACCGACCTGCGTGTCTCACTGACCGACAAGTGCAATCTCCGCTGCACCTACTGCATGCCCGAGGAAGGCCTGCAGTGGCTCTCCAAGACCGAGCTGCTCAGCGACGACGAGATCGTCCGGCTCATCCGGATCGCCGTCACACAGCTGGGCATCACGGAGGTCCGCTTCACCGGCGGCGAGCCCCTGCTGCGCCCTGGGCTCGTCTCCATCGTCGAGCGGTGCGCCGCCCTGGAGCCCCGCCCCAGGATGTCGCTCACCACCAACGGCATCGGGCTCAAGCGCACCGCTGCGGCCCTGAAGGCGGCAGGCCTCGACCGGGTCAACGTATCCCTGGACACCCTGCGACCGGACGTCTTCAAGACGCTCACCCGCCGCGACCGGCACAAGGACGTGCTGGAAGGCCTTGAGGCCGCCCGCGAGGCCGGACTCACCCCCGTCAAGGTCAACTCCGTCCTCATGCCCGGGCTCAACGAGGACGAGGCCCCCGACCTGCTCGCCTGGGCCGTGGACAACGCCTACGAGCTCCGCTTCATCGAGCAGATGCCGCTCGACGCCCAGCACGGCTGGAAGCGCGACGGCATGATCACGGCGGGCGACATCCTCACCTCGCTGCGCACGCGCTTCACCCTCACCGCCGAAGGGGACGAGGAGCGGGGATCGGCCCCCGCCGAGCGCTGGACCGTGGACGGCGGCCCGCACCGCGTCGGCGTCATCGCCTCCGTGACCAGGCCCTTCTGCGCAGCCTGCGACCGCACCCGGCTCACCGCGGACGGACAGGTCCGCACCTGTCTCTTCGCCCGCGAGGAGACGGACCTGCGCGGGGCTCTGCGTTCCGACGCGCCGGACGAGGAGATCGCCAGGATCTGGAAGCTCGCGATGTGGGGCAAGAAGGCGGGCTCCGGCCTCGACGACCCGACCTTCCTCCAGCCCGACCGCCCCATGTCGGCGATCGGCGGCTGA
- a CDS encoding GlsB/YeaQ/YmgE family stress response membrane protein produces MSWLWAIIVGLVLGVIARAILPGKQDIPLWLTVVFGILGSILGNAVATWIGVNDTKGIDWIRHVLQLIGAVVVVGVGDMVWQSIRGKRGNRQRT; encoded by the coding sequence ATGAGCTGGTTGTGGGCAATCATCGTAGGTCTGGTGCTCGGTGTGATCGCCCGGGCGATCCTCCCGGGGAAGCAGGACATCCCCCTCTGGCTGACGGTGGTGTTCGGCATCCTCGGCAGCATCCTCGGCAACGCCGTGGCGACGTGGATCGGGGTCAACGACACCAAGGGGATCGACTGGATCCGCCATGTGCTGCAGCTGATCGGTGCCGTGGTCGTCGTCGGCGTCGGCGACATGGTCTGGCAGTCGATCAGAGGCAAACGGGGCAACAGGCAGCGAACCTGA
- the fabG gene encoding 3-oxoacyl-[acyl-carrier-protein] reductase has product MSRSVLVTGGNRGIGLAIARAFADNGDKVAVTYRSGEPPQALTEAGVLAVRCDITDTEQVEQAYKEIEEKHGPVEVLVANAGITKDQLLMRMTEDDFTSVVDTNLTGTFRVVKRANRAMLRAKKGRVVLISSVVGLLGSAGQANYAASKAGLVGFARSLARELGSRNITFNVVAPGFVDTDMTQALTDEQREGIVSQVPLGRYAQPAEIAAAVRFLASDDASYITGAVIPVDGGLGMGH; this is encoded by the coding sequence TTGAGCCGCTCGGTTCTCGTCACCGGAGGAAACCGGGGCATCGGCCTCGCCATCGCCCGCGCCTTCGCCGACAACGGCGACAAGGTGGCCGTCACCTACCGCTCCGGAGAGCCGCCGCAGGCGCTCACCGAGGCGGGTGTCCTCGCGGTCCGGTGCGACATCACCGACACCGAGCAGGTGGAGCAGGCCTACAAGGAGATCGAGGAGAAGCACGGTCCCGTGGAGGTGCTGGTCGCCAACGCCGGTATCACCAAGGACCAGTTGCTGATGCGGATGACCGAGGACGATTTCACGTCCGTGGTCGACACCAACCTCACCGGCACCTTCCGCGTCGTCAAGCGGGCCAACCGCGCGATGCTGCGCGCCAAGAAGGGCCGTGTCGTCCTCATCTCCTCCGTCGTCGGCCTCCTCGGCTCGGCCGGACAGGCCAACTACGCGGCCTCCAAGGCGGGCCTGGTCGGCTTCGCCCGGTCGCTGGCCCGTGAGCTCGGCTCACGGAACATCACGTTCAACGTCGTCGCACCCGGGTTCGTCGACACCGACATGACCCAGGCGCTCACGGACGAGCAGCGCGAGGGCATCGTGTCGCAGGTGCCGCTCGGGCGTTACGCGCAGCCCGCCGAGATCGCCGCCGCGGTGCGCTTCCTCGCGTCCGACGACGCGTCGTACATCACTGGAGCCGTCATTCCCGTTGACGGCGGATTGGGCATGGGTCACTGA
- the tyrS gene encoding tyrosine--tRNA ligase: MTDIVDELKWRGLFAQSTDEAALRKALADGPVTFYCGFDPTAASLHVGHLVQVLTMRRLQLAGLKPLALVGGATGQIGDPRPTAERTLNDPETIAAWVQRLRGQIEPFLTFEGPNAATMVNNLDWTAGLSAIEFLRDIGKHFRVNKMLTKDSVARRLESQEGISYTEFSYQLLQGMDYLELYRRYGCTLQQGGSDQWGNLTAGIDLIHRLEPGAAVHALATPLMVKADGTKFGKSESGAVWLDPEMTTPYAFYQFWLNVDDRDISTYMRILSFKSREELDELEKLTEERPQARSAQRSLAEELTTLVHGGEQCAAVIAASKALFGQGELGELDEATLSAALSEVPHARVTELGPVVDLLVEVGLSASKSAARRTVKEGGAYVNNAKVTDGESAPAHEELLHGRWLVLRRGKKNLAAVEVTAG, translated from the coding sequence GTGACGGACATCGTCGACGAGCTGAAGTGGCGCGGGCTGTTCGCCCAGTCCACCGACGAGGCCGCACTGCGCAAGGCTCTCGCGGACGGCCCGGTCACCTTCTATTGCGGTTTCGACCCGACCGCGGCGAGTCTGCACGTGGGCCATCTGGTGCAGGTGCTCACCATGCGGCGGCTCCAGCTCGCCGGGCTGAAGCCGCTCGCCCTGGTCGGCGGGGCGACCGGCCAGATCGGTGACCCGCGGCCGACCGCGGAGCGCACGCTGAACGACCCGGAGACCATCGCCGCGTGGGTCCAGCGGCTGCGCGGGCAGATCGAGCCCTTCCTCACCTTCGAGGGTCCGAACGCCGCCACGATGGTGAACAACCTGGACTGGACCGCGGGCCTCTCCGCGATCGAGTTCCTCCGGGACATCGGCAAGCACTTCCGGGTCAACAAGATGCTCACCAAGGACTCGGTGGCCCGCCGGCTGGAGTCGCAGGAGGGCATCAGCTACACGGAGTTCAGCTACCAGCTCCTCCAGGGCATGGACTACCTGGAGCTGTACCGGCGCTACGGCTGCACCCTCCAGCAGGGCGGCAGCGACCAGTGGGGCAACCTCACGGCGGGGATCGACCTGATCCACCGCCTGGAGCCGGGTGCCGCCGTGCACGCGCTGGCGACACCGCTGATGGTGAAGGCCGACGGCACCAAGTTCGGCAAGTCCGAGAGCGGGGCCGTCTGGCTCGACCCGGAGATGACGACGCCGTACGCGTTCTACCAGTTCTGGCTGAATGTGGACGACCGGGACATCTCCACGTACATGCGCATCCTCAGCTTCAAGAGCCGCGAGGAGCTCGACGAGCTGGAGAAGCTCACCGAGGAGCGTCCGCAGGCACGCTCGGCGCAGCGGTCGCTGGCCGAGGAGCTGACGACGCTCGTGCACGGCGGTGAGCAGTGCGCGGCGGTCATCGCGGCGTCGAAGGCGCTGTTCGGCCAGGGTGAGCTCGGCGAGCTGGACGAGGCGACGCTGAGCGCCGCCCTGTCCGAGGTGCCGCACGCCCGGGTCACCGAGCTGGGCCCGGTGGTGGACCTCCTGGTCGAGGTCGGGCTCTCCGCCAGCAAGTCGGCCGCCCGCCGCACGGTCAAGGAGGGCGGGGCCTACGTGAACAACGCGAAGGTCACCGACGGCGAGAGCGCTCCGGCACACGAGGAGCTGCTGCACGGGCGCTGGCTGGTCCTGCGCCGCGGCAAGAAGAACCTGGCCGCCGTCGAGGTCACCGCGGGCTGA
- the fabI gene encoding enoyl-ACP reductase FabI: MSGILDGKRILITGVLMESSIAFHAAKVAQEQGAEVILTAFPRPTLTERIAKKLPKPAKVIELDVTNQEHLDRLAGLVREELGSLDGVVHSIGFAPQDALGGNFLNTPFESVATAMHVSAFSLKSLAMACKPLMSEGGSIVGLTFDAQYAWPQYDWMGPAKAALEATSRYLARDLGKDGLRCNLISAGPLRSMAAKSIPGFEELADVWNTRAPLAWDMNDPEPAGRSIVALLSDFFPRTTGEIIHVDSGVHMMGA, from the coding sequence ATGAGCGGAATTCTCGACGGCAAGCGCATCCTCATCACGGGTGTGCTGATGGAGTCGTCCATCGCTTTCCACGCCGCGAAGGTGGCCCAGGAGCAGGGCGCCGAGGTCATCCTCACGGCCTTCCCCCGGCCGACGCTGACCGAGCGCATCGCCAAGAAGCTCCCGAAGCCCGCCAAGGTCATCGAGCTGGACGTGACCAACCAGGAGCACCTGGACCGGCTCGCCGGTCTGGTGCGCGAGGAGCTCGGCTCCCTGGACGGCGTCGTCCATTCCATCGGCTTCGCGCCGCAGGACGCGCTCGGCGGCAACTTCCTCAACACGCCGTTCGAGTCCGTCGCCACCGCGATGCACGTCTCGGCGTTCTCCCTGAAGTCTCTGGCCATGGCCTGCAAGCCGCTGATGAGTGAGGGCGGCTCGATCGTCGGCCTCACCTTCGACGCCCAGTACGCCTGGCCGCAGTACGACTGGATGGGCCCGGCCAAGGCCGCGCTGGAGGCCACCTCCCGCTACCTCGCCCGCGACCTGGGCAAGGACGGGTTGCGCTGCAACCTGATCTCCGCAGGACCGCTCCGTTCCATGGCCGCCAAGTCCATCCCGGGCTTCGAGGAGCTGGCCGACGTCTGGAACACCCGCGCCCCGCTGGCCTGGGACATGAACGACCCGGAGCCGGCCGGCCGCAGCATCGTCGCCCTGCTCTCCGACTTCTTCCCGCGCACGACGGGCGAGATCATCCACGTCGACAGCGGCGTGCACATGATGGGCGCCTGA
- a CDS encoding metallopeptidase TldD-related protein produces the protein MSRVSKPYEIVERALELSTADGCVVVADESSSANLRWAGNALTTNGVTRGRTLTVIATVDGAEGTASGVVSRSAVTADDLEPLVRAAEAAARGAGPAEDAQPLVSGVPVSADFTEPPAETGSDVFADFAPALGDAFARARSGGRELYGFAHHQLNSTYLGTSTGLRLRHDQPNGTLELNAKSPDRTRSAWAGRATRDFKDVDPAALDAELAQRLGWAERRIELPAGRYETLLPPTAVADLLIYQYWSAGARDAAEGRTVFSRPGGGTRIGETLSELPLTLRSDPHAPGLESAPFVIAHASGDGSSVFDNGLPLAPTEWIKDGRLERLTTTRHSAGLTGLPVAPSMDNLVLDGGGERSLEEMVAATTGRALLLTCLWYIREVDPATLLLTGLTRDGVYLVEDGEVLGEVNNFRFNESPVGLLSRASEAGRTERTLPREWGDYFTRAAMPALRIPDFHMSSVSRGV, from the coding sequence ATGAGCCGCGTCAGCAAGCCGTACGAGATCGTAGAGCGCGCACTGGAGCTGTCCACCGCCGACGGCTGCGTGGTCGTGGCGGACGAGAGCTCCTCCGCCAATCTGCGCTGGGCCGGCAACGCGCTCACCACGAACGGGGTGACGCGGGGGCGGACCCTGACCGTGATCGCGACCGTGGACGGCGCGGAGGGGACCGCTTCGGGTGTGGTGTCCCGCTCGGCGGTCACGGCCGACGACCTGGAACCGCTGGTGCGGGCCGCCGAGGCCGCCGCGCGTGGTGCCGGTCCGGCCGAGGACGCGCAGCCGCTGGTGTCCGGGGTACCGGTGTCCGCCGACTTCACCGAGCCGCCGGCCGAGACCGGCTCCGACGTCTTCGCCGACTTCGCCCCGGCGCTGGGCGACGCCTTCGCGCGGGCCCGCTCGGGCGGCCGTGAGCTGTACGGCTTCGCCCACCACCAGCTGAACTCGACGTATCTGGGTACGTCGACGGGGCTGCGGCTGCGCCACGACCAGCCGAACGGGACGCTGGAGCTGAACGCCAAGTCCCCGGACCGGACCCGTTCCGCCTGGGCGGGCAGGGCCACCCGGGACTTCAAGGACGTCGACCCGGCGGCCCTGGACGCGGAGCTGGCGCAGCGCCTCGGCTGGGCGGAGCGCAGGATCGAGCTGCCGGCCGGGCGCTACGAGACGCTGCTGCCGCCGACCGCGGTGGCCGACCTGCTGATCTACCAGTACTGGTCGGCGGGCGCCCGGGACGCCGCGGAGGGCCGGACGGTCTTCTCCCGGCCCGGTGGCGGTACGAGGATCGGCGAGACGCTCTCCGAGCTGCCGCTGACCCTGCGCAGCGACCCGCACGCCCCGGGGCTGGAGTCGGCCCCCTTCGTGATCGCGCACGCGTCGGGGGACGGTTCCTCGGTCTTCGACAACGGGCTGCCGCTGGCCCCGACCGAGTGGATCAAGGACGGCAGGCTGGAGCGGCTGACCACGACCCGGCACTCCGCGGGGCTGACGGGCCTGCCCGTGGCCCCCTCGATGGACAACCTCGTCCTGGACGGCGGGGGTGAGCGGTCCCTGGAGGAGATGGTGGCCGCGACGACCGGCCGGGCCCTGCTGCTGACCTGCCTCTGGTACATCCGGGAGGTGGATCCCGCCACCCTGCTGCTGACCGGCCTGACCAGGGACGGGGTCTATCTCGTGGAGGACGGGGAGGTCCTCGGCGAGGTCAACAACTTCCGGTTCAACGAGTCGCCGGTCGGGCTGCTGTCCCGGGCGTCGGAGGCGGGCCGCACGGAGAGGACGCTGCCGCGCGAGTGGGGCGACTACTTCACCCGGGCCGCGATGCCCGCGCTGCGCATCCCCGACTTCCACATGAGCTCGGTCAGCCGGGGCGTATGA
- a CDS encoding DUF3099 domain-containing protein: MRKQSGTEVFRITGARQGLADDVRGRQRRYIISMSVRTVSVVLATTLWNVERHVAVVALALGVLLPYVAVVIANAGRENAPSLPTTFVPAPMRTALGTASAAGTAEPAPEPVTDPGPAGHGAGPRPAG; the protein is encoded by the coding sequence ATGCGGAAGCAGAGCGGTACGGAGGTCTTCCGGATCACCGGCGCCCGCCAGGGACTTGCCGACGATGTGCGGGGCCGCCAGCGGCGCTACATCATCTCGATGTCCGTGCGCACCGTCTCCGTGGTGCTGGCCACGACCCTGTGGAATGTCGAGAGGCATGTGGCCGTGGTGGCGCTCGCACTGGGCGTCCTGCTTCCTTATGTCGCGGTCGTCATCGCCAACGCCGGTCGCGAGAACGCCCCTTCGCTTCCTACGACGTTCGTGCCCGCACCGATGCGGACCGCTCTCGGCACGGCCTCTGCGGCAGGTACGGCGGAGCCCGCTCCGGAGCCGGTCACGGATCCCGGGCCGGCCGGCCACGGGGCCGGTCCGCGGCCCGCGGGCTGA
- a CDS encoding CynX/NimT family MFS transporter — translation MRHDETPTLSPPADLRTPVPGDSSPGPSPWVLRIVTVGLVLAALNLRPAITSLGPLLEEVRDTLHMSGSVAGVLTSVPPFCFALFGFMAPRLARRFGAGAVVCAGMVAITAGLLIRPFAGGTAGFLAASALALMGIAVSNVLMPVIVKRWFPDRVGTVTGLYSMALALGTALAAALTVPLTDALGGSWKTGLAVWAGLSAVAILPWIPLVRDRGTGAGQPAGRAGEQAPALRITRSRTSWALACFFGLQATAAYITMGWIPQIFRDAGISAGTSGVLLAVVMAMGVPLAFVIPRVATRLRTQGPIVLVLSGCGLLGYAGLYLAPAGGAWIWALLLGVANCAFPLALTMIGMRSRTGAGVVRLSAFAQSTGYLLSIPGPLLVGVLYQHSGGWGLPLALMAALLVPQTIAGILAGRDRAIEDEC, via the coding sequence ATGCGCCACGACGAGACCCCGACCCTGAGCCCTCCCGCCGACCTCCGTACCCCCGTACCGGGGGACTCCTCGCCCGGGCCTTCCCCCTGGGTGCTGCGGATCGTCACCGTCGGTCTGGTCCTCGCCGCGCTCAACCTCCGCCCCGCCATCACCAGCCTCGGGCCCCTCCTCGAAGAGGTCCGGGACACCCTGCACATGAGCGGCAGCGTCGCCGGTGTCCTCACCTCGGTGCCGCCGTTCTGCTTCGCACTGTTCGGCTTCATGGCGCCCCGGCTGGCCCGCCGGTTCGGCGCCGGTGCCGTCGTCTGCGCGGGCATGGTGGCCATCACCGCCGGCCTGCTGATCCGCCCGTTCGCCGGCGGTACGGCCGGGTTCCTCGCCGCCAGCGCCCTCGCCCTGATGGGCATCGCGGTCAGCAACGTCCTGATGCCCGTCATCGTCAAGCGCTGGTTCCCCGACCGGGTCGGCACCGTGACCGGCCTCTACTCGATGGCCCTGGCCCTCGGCACCGCCCTCGCGGCCGCCCTCACCGTGCCCCTCACGGACGCGCTGGGCGGCAGCTGGAAGACGGGGCTGGCGGTCTGGGCGGGCCTGTCGGCCGTCGCGATCCTGCCCTGGATCCCGCTCGTACGGGACCGCGGCACAGGTGCCGGTCAGCCCGCGGGGCGCGCCGGCGAACAGGCCCCCGCGCTCAGGATCACCCGTAGCCGTACCTCCTGGGCACTCGCCTGCTTCTTCGGGCTCCAGGCGACGGCCGCGTACATCACGATGGGCTGGATTCCGCAGATCTTCCGTGACGCGGGGATCTCGGCGGGCACCTCGGGCGTCCTGCTCGCCGTGGTCATGGCCATGGGCGTACCCCTCGCCTTCGTCATCCCCCGGGTCGCCACCCGGCTGCGGACCCAGGGCCCGATCGTCCTCGTCCTCAGCGGGTGCGGCCTTCTCGGCTACGCCGGTCTCTACCTGGCCCCGGCCGGCGGCGCCTGGATCTGGGCGCTGCTGCTGGGCGTCGCCAACTGCGCCTTCCCGCTCGCCCTCACCATGATCGGCATGCGCTCACGGACCGGCGCGGGTGTCGTCAGGCTCTCCGCCTTCGCGCAGTCCACCGGCTACCTCCTCTCCATCCCCGGACCGCTCCTGGTCGGCGTGCTCTACCAGCACAGCGGCGGCTGGGGCCTGCCGCTCGCCCTCATGGCGGCCCTGCTCGTGCCCCAGACGATCGCCGGCATCCTCGCGGGGCGGGACCGGGCGATCGAGGACGAGTGCTGA
- a CDS encoding TldD/PmbA family protein: MAHEVDQSFLALPLRALADAALARARALGAVHADFRFERVRGASWRLRDARPSGTSDTTDTGYAVRVVHGGAWGFASGVDLTMDAAAKVASQAVAMAKLSAKVIAAAGSDERVELADEPVHGERTWVSAYERDPFDVPDAEKAGLLAEWSARLLRADGVAHVDASLMTVHENKFYADTAGTVTTQQRVRVHPQLTAVAVDGTTGEFDSMRTIAPPVGRGWEYLTGTGWDWDAELERIPGLLAEKMRAPSVEAGTYDLVVDPSNLWLTIHESIGHATELDRALGYEAAYAGTSFATFDQLGKLTYGSPVMNVTGDRTAEHGLATVGYDDEGVEAQSWDLVKDGTLVGYQTDRRIAKLTGLGRSNGCAYADSPEHVPVQRMANVSLRPDPGGLSTEDLIGGVERGIYVVGDRSWSIDMQRYNFQFTGQRFFRIENGRLAGQLRDVAYQATTTDFWGSMEKVGGPQTYVLGGAFNCGKAQPGQVAAVSHGCPSALFRGVNILNTTQEAGR, translated from the coding sequence GTGGCCCACGAGGTAGATCAGTCGTTCCTGGCCCTGCCGCTGCGTGCCCTCGCCGACGCGGCTCTCGCCCGCGCCCGTGCGCTCGGCGCCGTACACGCGGATTTCCGGTTCGAGCGGGTGCGCGGCGCCTCCTGGCGGCTGCGGGACGCCCGGCCCTCCGGGACGTCGGACACCACCGACACCGGATACGCGGTCCGGGTGGTGCACGGTGGGGCCTGGGGGTTCGCGTCCGGGGTGGACCTGACGATGGACGCGGCGGCCAAGGTGGCCTCGCAGGCGGTCGCCATGGCCAAGCTGTCCGCGAAGGTGATCGCGGCGGCCGGTTCCGACGAGCGCGTGGAGCTGGCGGACGAGCCGGTGCACGGCGAGCGGACCTGGGTGTCGGCGTACGAGCGGGACCCCTTCGACGTGCCGGACGCGGAGAAGGCGGGGCTGCTCGCCGAGTGGAGCGCGCGGCTGCTGCGGGCCGACGGGGTGGCGCATGTGGACGCCTCGCTGATGACGGTCCACGAGAACAAGTTCTACGCGGACACGGCGGGCACCGTCACCACCCAGCAGCGGGTGCGGGTGCATCCGCAGCTGACCGCGGTGGCCGTGGACGGTACGACCGGTGAGTTCGACTCGATGCGGACGATCGCTCCGCCGGTCGGCCGGGGCTGGGAGTACCTCACGGGCACCGGCTGGGACTGGGACGCGGAACTGGAGCGCATCCCGGGGCTGCTGGCCGAGAAGATGCGGGCGCCGAGCGTGGAGGCGGGGACGTACGACCTGGTGGTCGACCCGTCCAATCTCTGGCTCACCATCCACGAGTCGATCGGCCACGCGACCGAGCTCGACCGGGCGCTGGGCTACGAGGCGGCGTACGCGGGGACCTCGTTCGCGACCTTCGACCAGCTGGGGAAGCTGACGTACGGCTCCCCCGTGATGAACGTGACCGGTGACCGCACCGCCGAGCACGGGCTCGCGACGGTCGGCTACGACGACGAGGGCGTCGAGGCGCAGTCCTGGGACCTGGTCAAGGACGGGACCCTGGTGGGCTACCAGACGGACCGGCGGATCGCGAAGCTGACGGGCCTGGGCCGGTCCAACGGGTGCGCGTACGCCGACTCCCCGGAGCACGTCCCCGTGCAGCGCATGGCGAACGTCTCGCTGCGGCCGGATCCGGGCGGGCTCTCCACGGAGGACCTGATCGGCGGGGTGGAGCGCGGGATCTACGTGGTCGGCGACCGGTCCTGGTCGATCGACATGCAGCGCTACAACTTCCAGTTCACCGGGCAGCGGTTCTTCAGGATCGAGAACGGCCGGCTGGCGGGCCAGCTGCGGGACGTGGCCTACCAGGCGACGACGACGGACTTCTGGGGCTCGATGGAGAAGGTCGGCGGCCCGCAGACCTACGTCCTGGGCGGCGCGTTCAACTGCGGCAAGGCCCAGCCGGGTCAGGTCGCGGCCGTCTCGCACGGCTGCCCCTCCGCCCTCTTCCGAGGCGTGAACATCCTCAACACGACGCAGGAGGCCGGGCGATGA
- a CDS encoding FadR/GntR family transcriptional regulator, which translates to MALTSTRRSALADQVIAQLRNQITSGEWPVGSRIPTEPELVEQLGVARNTVREAVRALAHNGLLDIRQGSGTYVVATSELAGVMHRRFADADPRHVAELRSTLESSAARLAALRRTDRDLRQLDALMVRREETWASGDTEAFVAADATLHLAVVAASHNDVLTELYADLNDLLRDYLRDDVGSKLGPQELMDHARLVEAIRAGDAETAAAEAAAHALDCLRERV; encoded by the coding sequence ATGGCGCTGACGTCCACGCGGCGTTCGGCTCTCGCCGACCAGGTGATTGCCCAGCTGAGGAACCAGATCACCTCGGGCGAGTGGCCCGTGGGCTCACGGATCCCGACCGAGCCCGAGCTTGTCGAGCAGCTCGGGGTCGCCCGCAACACGGTGCGAGAAGCGGTGCGCGCCCTGGCGCACAACGGGCTGCTGGACATCCGCCAGGGCTCCGGCACCTATGTGGTGGCGACCAGTGAGCTGGCCGGGGTGATGCACCGCAGGTTCGCGGACGCCGACCCCCGGCACGTCGCCGAGCTGCGCTCCACGCTGGAGTCCTCGGCCGCCCGGCTCGCCGCCCTGCGCCGCACGGACCGGGATCTGCGGCAGCTGGACGCGCTGATGGTGCGGCGCGAGGAGACCTGGGCGTCCGGGGACACGGAGGCCTTCGTGGCCGCCGACGCGACACTGCACCTCGCCGTGGTCGCGGCCTCGCACAACGACGTACTGACCGAGCTCTACGCCGACCTGAACGACCTGCTCCGTGACTACCTGCGCGACGACGTGGGCTCGAAGCTCGGGCCGCAGGAACTCATGGACCACGCGCGGCTCGTCGAGGCGATCCGGGCGGGGGACGCGGAGACGGCCGCCGCCGAGGCGGCGGCCCACGCGCTGGACTGCCTGCGGGAGCGGGTCTGA